One part of the Vicia villosa cultivar HV-30 ecotype Madison, WI linkage group LG6, Vvil1.0, whole genome shotgun sequence genome encodes these proteins:
- the LOC131613799 gene encoding uncharacterized protein LOC131613799 — protein sequence MQDFCAKSFWRNTSIGYSFSNSNRLSGGLITLWKEGEMEVLYSFNGSNFFGIRVLWKKHFYYIVNVYSSCLLSKKELWDKLVELKDAHRDGEWIIGGDFNAIKHRSERKGITLHDNNAGINLFADFISRIDLVDIPWKGKKFSWYSGDGKSSSRIDRFLIPDTIINIWHVIGKNIGDRDISDHCPVWLVLDNNNWGPKPFKFNNEWFSFNSFVPFMEKEWKEIKVEGRGDFVLKEKLRLLKERLRWWNQNVFGKINVEVEENVRAINNGDDLLEVEEEDNISAILLGRKKATSRFWLNLRIKENMLAQKSKVK from the coding sequence ATGCAAGATTTTTGTGCTAAGAGTTTTTGGAGGAACACTTCTATTGGTTATTCTTTCTCTAACTCTAACAGGCTATCAGGAGGTTTAATAACTTTATGGAAGGAGGGAGAGATGGAGGTGTTATATAGTTTCAATGGttctaatttttttgggattagAGTTTTATGGAAGAagcatttttattatattgtgaATGTCTATTCGTCGTGCCTTTTGAGTAAGAAGGAGTTATGGGACAAATTGGTGGAGTTGAAGGATGCTCATAGGGATGGTGAGTGGATCATTGGAGGCGATTTCAATGCGATTAAACATCGTAGTGAAAGGAAAGGAATAACTTTGCATGATAATAACGCGGGTATTAATCTTTTTGCGGATTTTATTTCGAGAATTGATTTGGTAGATATTCCTTGGAAGGGAAAGAAGTTTTCTTGGTATAGTGGGGATGGAAAGTCTAGTAGTCGTATTGACCGGTTCCTTATTCCGGACACTATTATCAATATATGGCATGTGATCGGGAAAAATATTGGAGATAGAGACATTTCGGACCATTGTCCAGTGTGGCTAGTGTTGGATAATAAcaattggggtcctaaaccgttCAAATTTAATAACGAATGGTTTTCGTTCAATTCTTTTGTTCCTTTTATGGAGAAGGAGTGGAAGGAGATAAAGGTGGAAGGAAGAGGCGATTTTGTGCTAAAAGAAAAACTTAGATTATTAAAAGAGAGATTGAGATGGTGGAATCAAAATGTGTTTGGCAAGATCAATGTGGAAGTGGAGGAGAATGTGAGGGCTATAAACAATGgggatgatttgttggaagttGAGGAGGAGGATAACATTTCCGCTATTTTGCTAGGTAGGAAAAAGGCTACTAGTAgattttggttgaatttgagaattAAGGAGAATATGCTCGCCCAAAAATCAAAAGTTAAATGA